One Mya arenaria isolate MELC-2E11 chromosome 5, ASM2691426v1 genomic window carries:
- the LOC128233770 gene encoding probable cytosolic iron-sulfur protein assembly protein CIAO1 homolog, whose translation MGSLTKVCTLEGHEDQVWCVAWNPAGSLLASCGTDKTIRIWGREGDNWVCKSVLTDGHQRTIRNVAWSPCGNYLASASFDATVCIWSRKEGEFECIATLEGHENEVKAVSWATSGSLLATCSRDKSVWIWEVTEDEDFECASVMSAHSQDVKYCTWHPSREILASCSYDNTVKLFKEEIDDWTCFATLESHESTVWKVCFDAEGHRLASVSDDKTVKIWQEYMPGNQEGVPTVGKDGTWKCVCTLSGYHDRTIFDVDWSHLTGRLVTGGGDDCIRVFREEEGSDKNQPSYNLSASVRKAHSQDINCVAWNPKVENFLASCSDDGTVKLWNYNEQDI comes from the exons ATGGGAAGTCTGACAAAAGTGTGTACATTGGAAGGCCACGAGGACCAGGTCTGGTGTGTGGCGTGGAACCCAGCTGGCTCGCTGCTTGCCTCGTGTGGAACAGACAAGACTATCCGCATCTGGGGACGTGAGGGTGATAACTGGGTGTGCAAGTCCGTACTCACTGATGGCCATCAAAGGACTATCAG GAATGTGGCTTGGTCACCTTGTGGGAATTACTTGGCCAGTGCCAGTTTTGATGCCACTGTCTGCATTTGGAGTCGCAAGGAAGGAGAGTTTGAATGCATAGCAACCTTGGAAGGTCATGAGAATGAGGTGAAGGCCGTTTCCTGGGCAACCTCTGGCAGTCTATTAGCAACCTGCTCCAGAGATAAAAGTGTCTGGATCTGGGAGG TGACGGAGGATGAGGACTTTGAGTGTGCAAGTGTGATGAGTGCCCACAGCCAGGATGTGAAATACTGTACCTGGCACCCAAGCAGGGAGATCCTGGCCTCATGTAGCTATGACAACACTGTAAAGCTCTTCAAGGAGGAGATAGATGACTGGACATGCTTTGCCACTCTGGAGTCACATGAATCAACAGTTTGGAAGGTGTGCTTTGATGCTGAGGGTCACAGGCTTGCATCCGTCAGTGATGATAAGACTGTGAAGATCTGGCAGGAGTACATGCCAGGCAACCAGGAGGGTGTGCCAACAGTTGGGAAGGATGGTACATGGAAATGTGTGTGTACGCTGTCAGGTTATCATGATAGGACGATATTTGATGTAGATTGGTCACACCTCACTGGTAGACTGGTTACAGGAGGTGGGGATGATTGCATACGAGTATTTAGGGAAGAAGAGGGTTCAGATAAAAACCAGCCATCTTATAATCTTAGTGCCAGTGTACGAAAGGCTCATAGCCAGGATATCAACTGTGTTGCTTGGAACCCCAAAGTTGAGAACTTTCTTGCCTCATGCAGCGATGATGGGACTGTAAAATTGTGGAATTATAATGAACAGGACATTTAG